DNA from Polaribacter sp. NJDZ03:
TTCTTTATTTAGACGATTCACTACTTCTTCAGATAGATCTCTTTTAGATACAATAACTTCTGTAATAGCATTGTCTGCCAAAATTGAAGATATTGTTGCTTTAGAAATATCTATATAACCCTCTACCCCTTCCACCTTTTTATCTGACAAATAAGCTTGAACATGATGAAAAGAATCTTTATTTACTTGAATCAGTAATTTTTTAATTCTTTCTGAATTACCAATAAAAACAATAGATTTAAAATGCTTTGGCGAAAATATTAAAGATATATATACAAACCTCCAAAGTAAAAGTGGAATAAAAGAAAGTAAGAAAAAATAGACTATTTGTAATCTATTAGGTGGTAGTTCTGGTGAAAAATAAGGCGTAAAAATATAAAAAATAGTTGTTGTAAATACTGTAAGAACAGTTGCTCTAACAGTTAAGTACCTATTATTAGCAACATTTAAGCTATAGAGTTGAAAAATTTGACCAAAAATTAAAAAATAAAAACCCAATAATAACAACCAATTTAGAAGGGCGCTACTTGTAAATTTAATATAGGTAAAATTGATAAATAATGAAGCTAAATAAAGACTAGAAATAAGAATAATAACGTCTATTATTCCTAAAAAAAGTTTTCTTTCCGATACATTAAAGTATGATATTTTTGTTGTCAAATGATGCTGTTTTGTTTAACGTAAACTAATTCAATTATATATAATTAAAAAATAATAAAACTTAATGGGGAACTCTGCAAATTTATAAAAAGAATATTAGTTGATAAGAAAGTAATTTAAAATTATTCATAAAAAATGATGTATTTTATTTAAAATAACTCAATAATATACAAAGTAAATATTAAGGATTTTTATATTCATTTGATCAATTTATTAATAACATTACATATTGTGTAATAACTGGATTGAAAATAAGAGAGTTTTTCTATATTTTTGTACAAATTCCAGTTCCATTTAAGCATTTCTACTTTATTATTTGAAATAGACTGACTACGATCTCTATATTGAGCAAGAACTTCAGGAATACCAAAGGCATGTTTTTCAACTTTTAAAATTTTTAACCACAAACCATAATCTTGTCTTTTTCTAATATTAGGCATATAAACCTTACCTAATAGATCCTGATTATACATAGCCGTTAAACATCCAATTTCATTGGAATACAACATTCTATTATAATCTAGTTTAATTTTACAATTAATAACTTTACCAGTTTTATCACCTTCTTCATTTATCATTTCATACGAAGTATAACTTAATGCAAAATTATTGGATAACATAAAGTTTAATTGAAGTTCTAGTTTTCTTGGTAACCATAAATCATCACTATCCAAAAAAGCTATAAATTTTCCATTTGCTAAAGAAATAGCTTTATTTCTAGCAACTGCAGCTCCGCAATTGTCTTTTAATTTATGTAATTTAATTCTAGCATCACTTTTACAAAAAGAATTAATAATATTAATACTAGCATCAGTAGAAAGATCATCAATAATAATCATTTCCCAATTTTCGTAGGATTGATTTATAACACTTTTAATTGTTTCCCTAATAAATTTCTCCGAATTAAAATTAGGTGTAATAATAGACACTAAATTATTCATTCTTTAGTGACTTTATGTGTGACTCTACAATTTGTGGTTTTCCTGACTTTGTTGCCTTTATTTCTAAAACTTCTTTAAAATAAATTTTAAAATTAAAATCAAGAATTATAGCCTGAAGTTTTTTTAATATTTTATCAAGTACTTCAATTTGATAATTATCTCCTTTTACGTATTCAATAGTAATTCCTGAATTATTATACTGAATGACTTTAAATTGCTTTATTTCTTCAAAATATTCAAATATGCCAGTAAATGAGTGAACGATAAGTTTCCTATTGTCTGGTAAAATAACAACATCTGTATCTCGACCAATTACTTTTTTTAATAAGGGATA
Protein-coding regions in this window:
- a CDS encoding glycosyltransferase is translated as MNNLVSIITPNFNSEKFIRETIKSVINQSYENWEMIIIDDLSTDASINIINSFCKSDARIKLHKLKDNCGAAVARNKAISLANGKFIAFLDSDDLWLPRKLELQLNFMLSNNFALSYTSYEMINEEGDKTGKVINCKIKLDYNRMLYSNEIGCLTAMYNQDLLGKVYMPNIRKRQDYGLWLKILKVEKHAFGIPEVLAQYRDRSQSISNNKVEMLKWNWNLYKNIEKLSYFQSSYYTICNVINKLIK